The nucleotide window CTCAAGTTCAATTCCTCCAGTTCACCGTTCTCAACGCCTGCCATGCACCAACGGAGACCTTCCGTAAACCTAAGAACTCCTGATCATAAGCAAAGCCCCCGAACTTGACGAGTCCAGCCAACACTGTAATGACGTTCATCATGGGCCTTCCTCACTCCTCTCCTCAGGCAGGCCTCCACCGGAATCGCCGCCGCCCCAGCAATGACCTACCTCCAGATTCAAAGGTGCTGGACGAAGAGCCTATCCCGCCTCAGCCCATTTTCCAAACCAGCATATGCCAAAGACTTTCCAAAGATGGCATCGTGCATCCAACCAACATCCGCTCGTCCCTGTTGGCAGGGTGGACCAGTCATCCGTACACGAGCATGCGAGCCCTTGCTCTTCACGCCGCTCTTTCAGAGCCTCGATCTCTGACAACACCCACAATTGAAGGTAACAGCATCAGGGCAATCACACCCAGCAGGAAATTGGAAGCGAGTCTTTCGCTCACCGGCAGCACACCCGTGAGTGCTCCCAGACAGGGACACCTAGTTCCTCCGCCCCCCAGCAACGAAGCCAAGCGGTATGATAGAAATATGGCACCGGTCGTGGCCGAGAGATATGCCAAGGCCCGCAAGTTTCTGGACCGGAAAAGCACCAGGGCAACAGCTCCTTCGAGTCCAGCTGCCAAAGCGAAAAGGTTGCGAAATGTCAACCCGGTAACCAAATCCAATGTACCCAAGACCGGATCTGCCGCGACCAGGGATGCGAGCTTTCCAAAGGCCGTGACAACCAACATGCTCCCAATCCCGCGATAATAGATGGTCATCATATCGAAGGTAAAGGGAGGAGCAGAGCCTCCTCCCTTGGCCGACACGCGCCGAACTCCAAATGCTCAGCCGCCCGTATTGCATGAAGTACCACTGGGTGCTACATGACTACTCCCATTTAAGTCCACGGTTACTGTCTTTCCCTCGCAGTCCGGGCTGATCTTGCAGCCATACTTGCAGGTTCCTTGATTGGTGCTGTTGTTCTTGCCGGCGCTCCCGTTCGCATCCTCAATGACGTTGCGGCTTCCGAGAGAGGCTACTGTGCCCTGCTGCGACGTTGAACAGTTGGGGGAGGTGGCAGTGCATGCGTCTCCGACCGAGCCCCCGAAACAGTTTACCGGGTCGCCCGCCTTGTAGCATGCGGCGATTGCAGTGAATGCTGTCATGGCAAGCGCTACCGCGACTATGGTCCGTGGAATTTCGTGTGGTCTCATGATCTGTGCTTTGGTGGGTTACCTATTGCATTAGTTGGCTGCACGGCATCCTCTCCTATAGAAGTAGAGGAAAGTGGCTACTATCAGGATGACGACGGTGAGGACGGGGAAGATGCGCTGGATCGACTTCTGACGGTCGAGGATTCGGTCGAGGCTGCTCTCGCTCGCCTTATACGCGAGCTGCCCAAGCGCATTCGTGTAAAGCAGCCTTCCCTGGCTTTGGACGGCATATAGAAAACTGATGTTGGTGCCGAGAATGGCGTGGGGATGAAATGCTTCGGGCGGCAATGGTGCTGCGCTCCGCACTTCAATGAACCTCACCCCCTCCAACTGCTTCCTAGAACCATCCGGTTTCCGGGCCACGTATTGCATTTCGGCCGGATACACCGGGAAGTCCTCCGGGGCAAGCTCGCCACTGTAAGCGATTTCCCATTGGAACTCGCGCGGTGTGGAGAACCGATGATCTACAAGCTTGAGAAGCAGATTCGCTCCCTGCAACGTGGTGCCGTCGGACGTCAGGAACGTGCCGGCAACCGTGTGCCCGTCGCTGCGATTGGCTCCGCTGAAGTCATGCCCCTCAACTTTAATCCCCCCCCTGTCGGCGTAGGTGATGCCGAGGTTAAGAAGATTGTTGATCTCAAGGAGCGCCAATTGATCTGCTTCGATGGCAGGATTGTTGGTATCCACCTCGATGCCCAAGGCGATTGGATCATAGGAAATGACCGCTCGATCCTCAGGAGTATAGGTCCACCGAATATGGTCTATCCGCGCTTTGATTTCCGGTTCGCTTCTGCCGGGAATCCAGTGCGGGACTCCGATCGCACCGGAAACCTGGTGACGGCGCAGAATGTAGTCGTTGGTCTGGAGGTGAAGCTCGAACAATTCCCAAGGGATCGCAGGTTTGTCGGGGTAATATTTGATGTATCTGGCGTGAAGGACGTTGGGAGGCCGATGGAGATGCTCAACCACCTCAGACAATATCGGCACAGTGCTCGCCGGACAGCAGAAGATTGCCGGCGTGAGGACCAACGCCAAGAGGACACCAAGGTGCCGAGATGCTCTTATTGGGAGCCATAGGCTTTTCGTGAACGAGGTGCCTTCCCCCAGGAGCGGCATGATCTTGTCAGCGAATCTTCGCACCAAGGACTCATGTGCCCTTACGAGCGAATTCACGTTCCACTCGGTAGCCCCATTCAGCCCGGCTGGCAGATTCGCGCGGGTTCCAACACGCAAAGGGGCCCTCTTCATCCGCCCCCCGTCACTCTCCCATGCCCGGAGGGGGTCCCGGCTTCGATCGCCTCCAAGTCTTGCGGAAGTCAGGCGGGATCGATGCCGAAATCCCCAAGCGTCGCCGATTCCTGGATTGCAGGAGTGAACGGGCGCGGGGGCGGGGGGGGGGGAGACAGCAAGCAAGGCTCCCAAGGGCGACGACATCTTCGCCGAACACATCTCCACGAGGCGAGCGATGCCAAATCAAGCGTTGGACTTGCGGTGTCATCAAAAATCTTCGGCGATTGACGGAGTGTGTAGTCGAAATCCGGAGTCCGTGTCAACCGGTTCCTCGGACATTTTTCACTCCACGCCCTGCTTCGCTCAGGGCGATCCCAGGCGTCGATACAGGGTGTTGCCCCATCCAAAGGGCTGGGCGCGGTAGTCGTTCTCGATGACTTCGTGGAGACCGAAGCGGGCGGTCCAGTCCGGGGGGATCAGGATCAACTCGGGACGATGCCGTTCGAGGGCGTCCCGGACATCTTCCGGGGAGATCTGACCCGACCAGAGGCGTTTCCAGGGGATGACCGCCAGTTCCGGCGGCACCGCGAGCCCGGCGTGGAATGCCGCACTCAGCTCACGGGTGAAGATCCACTCCGCACCTTCGGAGTTGGCGCGCAGTCCCTGAACGTAGGGGTTGTCCGCTGCGGCGGGGGCGGAGCGCAGTCGCCGCCACTCGAGGTAGAGTTGTTCGCCTCCAAGAGTGAGCGTGATCGAGAGCACGCCGCACCACACGAGAAGGCCCAGGGCGAACACCGTCTTCCGCCAGAACGATCCGCGGAGATCGGCGCGGATCAGACAGCGCCAGGCCTCGATGAGCCCCACGCCCCCCAGCCAGGCCATGGGGATGAAAAAGTGGACGCTGTAGTACGCCCAGTAAGGCCGATGCCAGGAGTGAACGGCCACGGCCGTGAGCAGCATCACGACGGGAACGAGGACCGCACGATCGCGCCGGACCATGCCCACAAGGAGCCCCAACCCGCCGGCAGCCGCCAACGCCATCTCATTCGCCAGAGTTCGGGGGCTCCATTGGGAATCCCGCGTTGCCGCCTCGGCCAGGGTGCGTTCCGAGAAATGGGAGGCCCGGAATTGTTCGATCGTGCCGGGTTGCCAGAAGAGCCATGCCCAGCAGGCGAAGCCGAGCGCAACGCCGGCTCCCAGGGCGAGCAGGGCATGCCAAGGAATTCGTCGGATCCACGACATACGTTCCCCGGGTCCGGATCGATCCGGCGAGTTCCGCGCCAGAACCACGGTCAGGGCGAGCGCCGGACCCACCAGCGCCGCCGTCAGCTTGATCTGGAGCGCGCAGGCAAAGAGGACCCCGGCCAGCATGGCGCGCCGCCAACCGCGGCCCGGTCCAGGCGGATCCGGTACCGAGGCGACCCAGATCGCGGCCAGCGCCACAGACCAAGCCGGCACTTCCAGCATCACCGACACTCCCAAGCCCAGAAATCCGGACGCCGAGATCAGGAGCGCCACCGCGAACAGTCCCGCGGGTCGGCCTGACCGGACGCTGACGATCCGATACAAGGCCATCAATCCCAACGCCGTGAACGCAAGACTCAGCCAGCGCCCGACACCGACCGACGGGCCGGTCACCTGGAACAGTGCCGCCAGGAGCACCGTGTGCAGCGGCGGCTGATCGTTCCAGATCTCCGAGTACAGCGTGTGACCCCGGCTCACCAGGAGCGCCTTCATCAGTTCGTAACCCTCGTCGGGCCAAAACTGGAACGTCGCCCCCAGCGGCACGAAGCAGCCCAGCACGAGGATGAACCCGGCCGGAACGAGCCAGTCCAGCATGGCGGAAGGTCTCACAAGGACGCCATCAGACTGAAAGGACCCCTGCCGCGCCGTCAATCGCGGCCACGTTCCAAGTCATCTGGCAATCCGTGACGATGCGATGCGTGCCGTTTCCAGTGCCGAGGGATAGTCCATCCGATCGCAGTCGGAAAGGGCTCTTCGGTAAGTGAGTCCTCGCGATCGACACGCCCCCCCTGCGTCGACTACGACAGGACACCGATTACAGCACCCGAACCGAGGCCAACTTGCCGGACGCCTTCTCGAAAGTAGCCATCTCATCGCCAGCACCGCCGTAAGCGCCGTGAATCAATCGGTCCACAAAGCCTGGCTTCGCAGAGGCCAACCCATCCGTCGCCAGCACCTGTGCCGCGGCCCCCAACGATTCGATTTCACCGTCGGCGAACAATCGCCGCAGGCCCATCAGGGCGTCCCGCTTCGACACGCCGTAATGGTGCTGCAATGCGAAATACGCCTCCGCCACCACCAGGTCCGAAACCGCGGCGCGACAGCACCCGCGGGACAGTTCGTCCAAAAACGCCACCGCCCGCGCCGCCTGGTCCGCCGGCTGCCCCAGCAGCAGTCGCAGCACCACCGACGTATCCAATCCAACCCTCACGCCGCGCCCTTGCGTCCGGCCGCGATACTCTCGCGGATCGCCGCCATCGAATGATCCTTCGCATGGCCGGCGTAGGATCCAAGGCAACCCACCCAGTCGCGGGGGCGTGCCGCCTGGCGTCGCAACACCCAGACTCGCGTTCCCGCTTCGTCACGAGGCTCCAGCTCGATCGCATCGCCCGGTTTCAGGCCGAGCGCCTCACACGTCTCCTTCGGAAAGGTCGCCTGCCTCTTCGAGGTCAATGTCAGCCTTGGCATGAGGAGACCCTCCGCAGGGACGCCTTACCCGTCAAGCATACGGTAAGGGGCCCTCGCCCGAAGAACACCCCGAACCCCCGCGTCATCGGCACCATCCCCACCACCACCATTCCCCATTCGCCACTCCCCCCTCACCGCCCCCCAACCCACCCCAGCCTCAGGTTCAGCCAGAAGTTCCACACACTCACCACCACGATCGCCACCAGGTTCGCCAGATACACATTCATCCCCAGCCCGTGCACCTGCGCGTTCAGCAACCCCGCGCTCAGTCCGATCCCCAGCACGCAGATCAAATTGAACCGCGCCAATCGACCCAGCCGCGCACCCGCCCCCCGCCGCGCCCGCGCCAGGTCCCCGAACGTCCATGCCTCGTTCCACACGAAATTGTTCAACACCGCCACCTCCGCCGCCATCACCTTGCTCCACGTCAGGTCCCAACCCAGCCGCCCCGGATCCGCCAGCAGATACAACACCCCCATGTCCACCACCACCCCGCTCCCGCCCACCACGCAGAACCGCAGGTACCGTCCCAGCACACTCCGCCGCCCGTCCGCCCCATCCCCTCCCCCTCCCAACTCCGCCCCCCTCCTCCCTACATCCGCCGCGAGCCGGCTCATCGCCCCTCCGCCCGTTCCCGCCAGGTCGCCCGGCGCTGCATCCACAACACATCCGCATTCCCCGGACTCGCCGCATCGTCCCGGGGCGCATTCACCGTCCGCCGATCCCGCCACTTCCGATGTTCCACATGCCCGTCCGCAAACGTCACGTTCGCCCCGCCCCCATGCTCCGCCGACGGCTTGTCCCGCAGCACCCATCGACCCGGCTGCTCCTCCTCGAAGTTCCATTGCAATCCGAACGACGCGTCATTGATCGTCTCGATCCGCTCGTCCACGAACACCAGCGCCTCCGCCGGACCCGGACGCACAATATCCCCCACACGCAGGTACGTCGTCGCATGCGGCACCTCCACTGGCGAACCTATGAACGCATTCAACGACAACGTCCGCACCCGCCCCTGCCGGATCCCGATCACCGTCGGGTCCCGCGGCGCCGGGCACCGCCACAACTCCGGACCCCCAAGATACGGACCCACCAGACTCCGCCGGAGAAACAGCGTGTTCGTCGCATCCCGCCCCGGCAACCCCAGCCACCCCTCCACCCACGTCTCCCCCAGCGGGATCCCCTCCCCGTCCCGGTTCGGCAGCACCGCGTCCCCGTGATCGTCCGCATACATCTGAAACGCCATCGCGAACTGCCGCAGATTCGACTGGCACGCCGCCGTCTTCGCCCGCCCCTTCGCCGCCGACAACGCCGGCAGCAGCATCCCCGTCAACACCCCGATCACCGCGATGACGACCAGGAGTTCGATGAGGGTGAAGGCACCATGAGGTCGCGCCAACCCCTCCGCAGGATCCCCCACTCGGAGCCCCACGTCCCCCTGAAGGCTTCTTGGATAGGTATTCCTCAAGGTCCACTCTCCCTGCACTCCCATACTCCACCCGGATGCTCCTACCCACCGACACAACGGCAATCTCTGCATGGAGACCGTTGGGCATTGCAGGACTACCACTCTATGCTGCCCACTCGCTTCCGTTACCCGCCGACGCATCAAACCTTGCCCCTCTAGATTTCTCTCATGGCCAGATGAACAACAAGCACCTCCGCAACCGCTTTCTGAACAAACCGTGTCTTGGCGTTCTCCTCTGTCGCGGACCCGGCAAAGACCACAGCACCCGCCACGACAAGCGTTGCTAAGAAACCGGGTCAATGATCAACCGGAGCCGCGGGCCTCTTTCCACTTCCTCCTTCCTTCGAATCCCGCAGCGCCAGCGTGACCACCCTCTCCCACATAATGGCCGCCAATGCAACGCCCGAGAGGTATCCGAGCAGACCAACCGCCAGTCTGTCACCGACTCCTGCCGGAATATCCAAGTACTGGACCAAGGAACCCAGACAAGGACAAGCCTGCCCATTACCCGCTTCCTGGGACCAAATCATACGATAGACAAAAAACACGGACGCCAACCACAGCAACGCGTATCCCTTGCTGCGAAGCGACACAGATGATAGCAATAACGCCAACACAGCGAGTTCCAACGCGATCGCTGCGATCCAGACACCCCGCACGGAAAAAAGCGGCAGCACCAGATCGGGCCGGGACCCGGCACTCGGACTTAACACCACCGAGACCCCCTTCAAGACAACTGTCAGCAACAGAATGAGCCCCGCAGCAGTTACAGAAAGCGCCATGACTCGCGTCAATAAGGGAAATCCGCACTCGCCCGTGGAATCCCTAACCGTTGAGTCATTCTTGGTTTCCATCGGGAAGCCCTCTGCAGCTCAACATCGCGCCAAACCTCCGCTCCACAATCTCGGTCCTAATTGGGACGCTTCCGGCCGCCGTCGACCCAACCAAGATCGACCAAACCCCGCTGACAAAATGGCCATTTCACCCTTAGGCATTATATAGCCAAAGGAAGGGTGCATCCCGCATTCCCCACGCCGCCCGACCACGTTATAATTGAGGCGGGTAGCATGGCTTGCCGTTATGGCAGATCGAATGAATTGCAGTATCGGATAGTGTCGATCAACTGCCACCGCAGGGACTTGAGTCCCATGAATACCAATTCAACTCAGCCCATGATTCATAGTTCGTGTAGTTTTCACAGGTATCCTGAGGGCTGCATCCGCCCAACTGTTTAATCACAATTACGGTCGTGTAGGCTTCGGTACACCTATGTTGGCTGGCGCCAGTCCACTCACAGACTCCAAACGCCTTCCTTGGTGTGTCATTGGTGGTGATCAGCCTTGAACACAAGCCCGTTGTGTTTGGACACTGCGGAGTAGGACTATAACAGCATACAACATAGCCAGGACGGTGCGCGCAATAGCTTGCTGCCGCAAGTGCCGCAACAGGCAGGCAAGTAATCAGCGCGGGGACCCACATATTGCGCTTTGACCTCATTGCAATCGGTGTTTGAGGGTTACGAGTATTCATATATCATTGCCGGGGTTGATGGACTGATAAGAGATCACGGGAGACTGCTATTCTCTCCTCGAAAACGGGGCTTGATTACGGTGCGCTACAGTTGGCTCAACAGCTCTTCCTGCTTGATCCTGCTATGCTTCGTTGAAAATTGATCCTGGAAAGGATCAGTAAAAGGACAGGAGCTGCCACAACCAAAGCGAACAGTGCTCGATACCGTTGGGTCGATCGTCCACTGTCCGATACCATTGCATCCTGCGCGGCGTGATATGCTGCCTGAGCGGCCTTCACATCGAGTAGAGGTGGCCAGGAGTTGGTCAGCATAGAGAAGTTCAAGAGCCCCATCCCATCACCAAAGTGTCCATGCACACGAATCCAACTCACTCCAGGCAGCCTTGGAGCACTTGGCCGGACCGTTCCACCGGTCATGGTGTTCGTGGAACCGATCGAGATCTCGGACCGTATAAAGGGTGGCCGGTCCCCCAACTTGAAGTAATGACGAATTCTGGTGTCCTTCGCCAGGCTCAGCTCGCTCGGTTGCCAGAATTCAGAGATTTCTAAAATGCTGTTTGTCGTGGATTCATTTGCAATGAGCCGCACCCCGGAGGAATCAATGATGTAACTGTGTGCGATAATCGCCCGGTATGGAGATCCGGGATGGTTCGCCGGTTTAATGCTCACAGGAACAAGGACCGGCTCTCCCAGTTCCAACAGACTGTCTCCGGCACCTGCAGCCAGGGGATAGGCGAATCCCGACCTGTTTGTGGCCAGATAGGATTGGGCGCCGTAGGTGTACCACAACGCCATGATAAGATCGTCCGAGCCCATCGGAGCGCGCCTTCGGGTCCAGAGCGCGTTGGCAACGTTTGCAAGGGACGCGAATCCTGCCACGTTTGTGGAAAGGGCGTACAAGTAGTAGAGGTTTTCCCCATCAAACCGTGCCTGAATGTACTCAGGCGGGGCTTCACCGATTGTCTTTCCCTCCACCACCCGCGTTCCCCGTCCGCTCCAGGCGATCGGCTTCAGCAATGCCTCCCAACGATCGTCGTCCAGTACGAAATCGAATGAAAAGCTGCGAGAGAGGGGCGGATCGAAGGGATCGAAAAGATGCTGGTGTATGATCCCCTGAACAGATAATCGTTGTGGAGCGATTGACGGTGACGCATCTCCAGCAGCATGAGCAACTGGAGCGACGGCAAGGTGGAAGATCAGTTGCCAAAGAGCCAGGTGTCGCAGGGAGACTGCTCCACTGCCGGCAGCGTCTTTCGTCACCATTGTCCGCTCGCGAGACCCCATTGCGCCCGTATGGGCGAATTCTCTCTCTTCGCGGTAGGCCCCTTTCAGCCCGGCTGGCGGTTTCCCCCAAGTTCCAACACGCAAAGTGGCCCTCTTCATCCGCCGCCCGTCACCCTCCCATGCTCGGAGGGGGTACGGTTTTCGATTGCCTCCAAGTCTTAGGGAAGTCAGCCGGGATCGATGCCGAAATCCCCAAGCGTCGCCCATTCCTGGATTGCAGGGGTGAACGGGCGCGGGGGGGGGGGGCGCAGTAAGGAGGGCTCCCAAGGGCCACCGCATCTTCGCCGAACCCATTTCCCCAAAGCGAGCGATGCCAAATCAAGCGTTGGACTTGCGGTGTCATCAAAACCTCGGCGATTTACGGAGTTTGTAGTCGAAGGGCGGGATCCGTGTCAACCGGTTCCTCAGAATTTTTTGAACTTTTCGCAATCCGTTCGGAGGCTGCGGGATGGGAGCGCTTGCGAGCTGCTCCTGACCTTCTTCAAGACTTCATCGATCAGCCGGGATCGGGGTTCCAAGTTCGCGATCAGGATGGGTGCCTGTCCTTCGAGTACGAGAGTACGAGTACCGCCCTTCGGGCTGAGTACGGGAACGAAGTGTGATCCGGGCGGGCGCCCTTCTCTCGTCCGGAGCGCGGACAGCCCTGTCCGCCCCGCCCCGCCCGGGTCATGAAACCCGCGGACACGCCTCTCCGCACTCCGAACCGCGACGTTCAAGTTCCTCGACGCCGAAGAAGTTCAGGGCCACGTCGTCCTCACATCCGCGCCGAAGAGGATGGAATCGCTGCATTCACAAAGCCGCAGGCCCTCGCCGAAAAGAGCGCCCGCGTCTCCCCCCATTCGCCATTCCCCATTCCCCACTCCCCACTCGCCACTCCCCAACCCACCCCAGCCTCAGGTTCAGCCAGAAGTTCCACACACTCACCACCACGATCGCCACCAGGTTCGCCAGATACACGTTCTCCACAACACATCCGCGTTCCCCGGACTCGGCGCATCGTCCCGGGGAGCACTCACCGTCCGCCGATCCCGCCACCTCCTATGTTCCACATGCCCGTCCGCAAACGTCACATTCGCCCCGCCACCATGCTCCGCCGACGGCTTGTCCCGCAGCACCCATCGACCCGGCTGCTCCTCCTCGAAGTTCCACTGCAACCCGAACGACGCGTCATTGACCGTCTCGATCCGCTCGTCCACGAACACCAGCGCCTCCGCCGGACCCGGACGCACAATATCCCCCACCCGCCGGTACGTCGTCGCGTGGGGCACCTCCACCGGCGAACCCATGAACGCATTCAACGACAACGTCCGCACCCGCCCCTGCCGGATCCCGATCACCGTCGGGTCCCGCGGCGCCGGACACCGCCACAACTCCGGACCCCCAAGATACGGACCCACCAGACTCCGCCGGAGCAACAGCGTGTTCGTCGCATCCCGCCCCGGCAGCCCGAGCCACCCCTCCACCCACGTCTCCCCCAAGGGAATTCCCTCCCCATCCCGGTTCGGCAGCACCGCGTCCCCGTGATCGTCCGCATACATCTGAAACGCCAGCGCGAACTGCCGAAGATTCGACTGGCACGCCGCCGTCTTCGCCCGCCCCTTCGCCACCGACAACGCCGGCAGTAGCATCCCCGTCAGCACCCCGATCACCGCGATGACGACCAGGAGTTCGATAACGGTGAAGGCCGACAACTCCCCGTTCGAACCGATCTGAAGGCGTCTCCAAATGACCGCACCCCGCATCCACTACTCCTTCCGCAACACGCTGCTCAATGATCGCGACCTCACTCGTCAGAAGTGACTCCAATCTCCACAACATCAACATCAAGAGTAGGCATCTCATTCCTCAGCGTCCACCATAGGCAAGTACCGCGCAACCAGGAGCGCCCAGAACAAAACCGTCATATCGAGCGCCAATCCGTTGAAGCCAAGTTTCAAGCTCAAGCACAACCACCACCATCCCAGCATGACTTACAGCTCCAGACAACCGCGCTCCCTTGCAACCTAAGGCCGCCCTTGCAGTATCCTCATGCACAGCAACCCACCCGTGCACACATATACCAGCATCGCCCACGCCCCGACGCTCGTCCAAAACGTCGAAAGCCCGAGCCAATCCGGGACTGCTCCAAAGCAACGACACCAAATCCCTGAACCATTAAATCCCGACAAGACGCGATAAGTGAACACTGCGAATCCCATCCATGTCAGCATGAACGCCCCTACACTCGACTTCAAGAATGCAACGCTCACAGACCCGACGACTTCGAGGATTCCCGCGAACATGTAAAGGTCATACTCTACAATGCCAAGCAGTGCGTCACGCCTCAAGA belongs to Verrucomicrobiia bacterium and includes:
- a CDS encoding glycosyltransferase family 39 protein — protein: MLDWLVPAGFILVLGCFVPLGATFQFWPDEGYELMKALLVSRGHTLYSEIWNDQPPLHTVLLAALFQVTGPSVGVGRWLSLAFTALGLMALYRIVSVRSGRPAGLFAVALLISASGFLGLGVSVMLEVPAWSVALAAIWVASVPDPPGPGRGWRRAMLAGVLFACALQIKLTAALVGPALALTVVLARNSPDRSGPGERMSWIRRIPWHALLALGAGVALGFACWAWLFWQPGTIEQFRASHFSERTLAEAATRDSQWSPRTLANEMALAAAGGLGLLVGMVRRDRAVLVPVVMLLTAVAVHSWHRPYWAYYSVHFFIPMAWLGGVGLIEAWRCLIRADLRGSFWRKTVFALGLLVWCGVLSITLTLGGEQLYLEWRRLRSAPAAADNPYVQGLRANSEGAEWIFTRELSAAFHAGLAVPPELAVIPWKRLWSGQISPEDVRDALERHRPELILIPPDWTARFGLHEVIENDYRAQPFGWGNTLYRRLGSP
- a CDS encoding AbrB/MazE/SpoVT family DNA-binding domain-containing protein, producing MPRLTLTSKRQATFPKETCEALGLKPGDAIELEPRDEAGTRVWVLRRQAARPRDWVGCLGSYAGHAKDHSMAAIRESIAAGRKGAA
- a CDS encoding GtrA family protein, which translates into the protein MSRLAADVGRRGAELGGGGDGADGRRSVLGRYLRFCVVGGSGVVVDMGVLYLLADPGRLGWDLTWSKVMAAEVAVLNNFVWNEAWTFGDLARARRGAGARLGRLARFNLICVLGIGLSAGLLNAQVHGLGMNVYLANLVAIVVVSVWNFWLNLRLGWVGGR
- a CDS encoding prepilin-type N-terminal cleavage/methylation domain-containing protein produces the protein MARPHGAFTLIELLVVIAVIGVLTGMLLPALSAAKGRAKTAACQSNLRQFAMAFQMYADDHGDAVLPNRDGEGIPLGETWVEGWLGLPGRDATNTLFLRRSLVGPYLGGPELWRCPAPRDPTVIGIRQGRVRTLSLNAFIGSPVEVPHATTYLRVGDIVRPGPAEALVFVDERIETINDASFGLQWNFEEEQPGRWVLRDKPSAEHGGGANVTFADGHVEHRKWRDRRTVNAPRDDAASPGNADVLWMQRRATWRERAEGR
- a CDS encoding prepilin-type N-terminal cleavage/methylation domain-containing protein translates to MRGAVIWRRLQIGSNGELSAFTVIELLVVIAVIGVLTGMLLPALSVAKGRAKTAACQSNLRQFALAFQMYADDHGDAVLPNRDGEGIPLGETWVEGWLGLPGRDATNTLLLRRSLVGPYLGGPELWRCPAPRDPTVIGIRQGRVRTLSLNAFMGSPVEVPHATTYRRVGDIVRPGPAEALVFVDERIETVNDASFGLQWNFEEEQPGRWVLRDKPSAEHGGGANVTFADGHVEHRRWRDRRTVSAPRDDAPSPGNADVLWRTCIWRTWWRSWW